A window of the Arachis duranensis cultivar V14167 chromosome 5, aradu.V14167.gnm2.J7QH, whole genome shotgun sequence genome harbors these coding sequences:
- the LOC107489821 gene encoding protein GRAVITROPIC IN THE LIGHT 1 yields MTEMDGTSNKPPQISEMFQKFALAFKTKTFEFFSDENGTVPDDSDGFSLLDSAEEIIPDQKVVVIKPDPNPSDEFSPEPETPPPQSPQKSPPTPPSPPPPPPPSLPLVQIATPVEVSPPKTTPLTAAQIRETTQNLVSSIFATVSAFEASYFQLQSAHVPFVEESVKSTDRVLVSHLHRLSELKRFYRDWRREPESVSEFPIGSCLEAQVEENQSKLRILRTLSNRLQLELEQKHDEVSARRRELDGVHKGNIRLSKKLLNPCCDVLLTVRVFDSLLHDASRATHKFTKILIGLMRKAQWDLGLVANAVHPDVKYAKKGHNQYALLSYVCLGMFQCFDSLCFGVSLKEGEEDQDASNGLDLEKEDGSMKQLLEHVSSNPMDLLGIHPGCSFSRFCEHKYERLIHPSMESSIFVDLDQNEAVLRSWRSLSIFYEAFVGMASSIWTLHKLAHAFDPAVEIFQVERGAEFSMIYMEDITKRLAWPNKGRAKVGFTVVPGFKIGKIVIQSQVYLSNLRCTE; encoded by the coding sequence ATGACGGAAATGGACGGCACCTCCAACAAACCGCCGCAAATTTCCGAGATGTTCCAGAAATTTGCACTCGCCTTCAAGACTAAAACCTTCGAATTCTTCTCCGACGAAAACGGCACCGTTCCTGATGACTCCGACGGTTTCTCCCTCCTCGACTCCGCCGAAGAAATCATCCCTGACCAGAAAGTCGTCGTCATCAAACCCGACCCAAACCCTTCGGATGAGTTCTCTCCGGAACCGGAAACCCCTCCGCCTCAATCTCCTCAGAAATCCCCGCCTACGCCGCCCTCGCCGCCGCCGCCTCCCCCGCCGTCACTCCCTCTTGTGCAGATCGCTACTCCTGTTGAAGTTTCCCCTCCCAAAACGACGCCGTTAACTGCGGCACAGATCAGAGAAACGACGCAGAACTTGGTTTCATCGATCTTCGCTACGGTTTCTGCTTTCGAAGCTTCGTACTTCCAATTGCAGAGCGCACATGTTCCTTTCGTGGAGGAGAGCGTGAAGAGCACGGACAGAGTCTTGGTTTCTCACCTCCACAGGCTCTCCGAGTTGAAGCGGTTCTACCGAGACTGGCGCCGCGAGCCGGAATCCGTGTCGGAGTTCCCAATCGGATCCTGCCTCGAAGCTCAAGTGGAAGAGAATCAGAGCAAGCTTCGGATTCTTCGAACCCTCTCGAACCGGTTGCAGTTGGAGCTTGAACAGAAGCACGACGAGGTCTCCGCTCGAAGGAGGGAGCTTGATGGAGTTCACAAGGGTAACATTAGGTTGTCTAAGAAGCTTTTGAATCCTTGCTGTGATGTGTTGTTAACTGTTAGAGTTTTTGATTCATTGTTGCACGATGCTTCAAGAGCGACACATAAGTTCACCAAGATTTTGATAGGGTTGATGAGGAAGGCACAATGGGATTTGGGATTGGTGGCGAATGCAGTCCATCCTGATGTTAAGTATGCTAAGAAAGGTCACAATCAGTATGCGTTATTGTCCTATGTCTGTTTGGGAATGTTTCAATGTTTTGATTCATTATGTTTTGGAGTTAGTttgaaagaaggagaagaagatcaAGATGCTTCTAATGGTTTAGATTTGGAAAAGGAGGACGGTTCGATGAAGCAATTGCTTGAGCATGTGTCTAGCAATCCAATGGATTTGCTGGGAATTCATCCTGGTTGCAGCTTTTCGAGATTTTGTGAGCACAAGTACGAGAGGCTTATCCATCCATCGATGGAGTCATCCATCTTCGTTGATCTAGATCAGAATGAAGCAGTTTTGAGGTCATGGAGGTCATTGAGTATATTCTATGAAGCGTTTGTTGGAATGGCAAGCTCCATATGGACATTGCATAAGCTGGCTCATGCTTTTGATCCTGCCGTTGAGATTTTTCAAGTCGAAAGGGGCGCGGAGTTCTCCATGATATACATGGAAGACATTACAAAGCGATTAGCTTGGCCAAACAAAGGGAGGGCAAAGGTTGGGTTCACAGTGGTTCCTGGTTTTAAAATTGGGAAGATAGTTATTCAATCACAGGTCTATTTAAGTAACTTAAGATGTACAGAGTAG
- the LOC107489819 gene encoding beta-glucosidase 12, with the protein MAFINAHHLLGVLLLLSLTTIEADEIIFNSTLTTTEYFGRTSFPPDFIFGSGSSAYQVEGAVNEGGRGPSNWDNFTHSYPDKIQDRSNGDVSVDEYHRYKEDLKLMKDMNMDAYRFSISWSRILPKGRVSGGVNTEGINYYNNLINELKDKGLKPFVTIFHWDVPQTLEEEYGGFLSLKIVDDFRDYAKLCFEEFGDRVKHWSTLNEPWTFSKHGYAKGSYAPGRCSPWQNLNCTGGDSATEPYNVAHHMLLAHAAAVNIYQTRYQRFQGGKIGITLNCHWMMPLSNTISDRSAAQRSLDFMLGWFMEPLTTGRYPSSMVHLVGNRLPKFSSYESRLVRRSFDFIGLNYYTSYYATNAPDINVNPSYLTDSLANLTNKRHGIPIGPPAASSWLSVYPRGIRELLLYIKKKYNNPVIYITENGIDEVNDPKIPLKEALKDGTRIDYYDEHLYYVHKAIKEGVRVKGFFAWSFSDNYEWNYGYTVRFGIYFVDYKNGLKRYPKLSATWFKNFLQLKVPTHGDSR; encoded by the exons ATGGCATTCATTAATGCCCATCATCTCCTTGGTGTTTTATTGCTTCTTAGCTTAACAACCATTGAAGCTGATGAAATTATATTCAACAGCACTCTTACTACTACTGAATATTTTGGCCGAACAAGTTTTCCACCTGATTTCATTTTTGGGTCAGGATCATCTGCATACCAG GTTGAAGGCGCAGTAAATGAAGGTGGCAGAGGACCAAGTAATTGGGATAATTTCACTCATAGTTATCCAG ATAAAATACAAGACAGAAGTAATGGAGATGTATCCGTCGATGAATATCATCGTTACAAG GAAGATCTTAAGCTCATGAAGGATATGAACATGGATGCTTATCGATTCTCCATCTCTTGGTCCAGGATACTACCAA AGGGACGGGTTAGTGGAGGTGTGAACACAGAAGGAATCAACTATTACAATAACCTCATCAATGAGCTTAAAGACAAAG GTCTTAAACCCTTTGTGACCATTTTTCATTGGGACGTTCCTcaaaccttggaagaagaataTGGTGGCTTTTTAAGCCTTAAGATAGT GGACGATTTTCGAGACTATGCTAAGCTTTGCTTTGAGGAATTTGGAGACAGAGTGAAGCATTGGAGTACGTTGAACGAACCATGGACATTCAGCAAGCATGGCTATGCAAAAGGGAGTTATGCACCGGGAAGATGTTCACCTTGGCAGAACCTTAACTGCACCGGCGGAGATTCGGCGACCGAACCCTATAATGTGGCACACCATATGTTATTAGCTCATGCAGCTGCCGTTAACATCTACCAGACTAGATATCAG AGATTTCAGGGGGGCAAGATAGGAATTACACTAAATTGTCACTGGATGATGCCACTTAGTAATACTATATCGGATCGTAGTGCTGCACAGAGAAGCCTTGATTTCATGCTTGGatg GTTTATGGAGCCATTGACAACAGGACGTTACCCAAGTTCCATGGTGCATCTGGTGGGAAATCGATTACCAAAGTTCTCTTCATATGAATCAAGGCTTGTAAGAAGGTCCTTTGATTTTATTGGACTAAACTACTACACCTCCTATTATGCTACTAATGCTCCAGATATAAATGTCAACCCTAGCTACCTCACTGATTCTCTAGCTAATCTTACAA aTAAGCGTCACGGAATACCTATAGGTCCACCT GCTGCTTCAAGCTGGTTGTCTGTTTATCCAAGAGGAATTCGTGAACTTCTGCTGTACATCAAGAAAAAGTACAACAACCCTGTGATCTACATCACTGAAAATG GCATAGATGAAGTTAATGATCCAAAAATTCCACTTAAGGAAGCCCTTAAAGATGGGACTAGAATTGATTACTATGATGAACATCTCTACTATGTTCATAAGGCAATCAA GGAAGGGGTGAGGGTGAAAGGATTTTTTGCATGGTCATTTAGTGACAACTATGAATGGAATTATGGCTACACTGTGAGGTTTGGAATCTACTTTGTGGATTACAAAAATGGCCTCAAAAGATATCCAAAACTTTCGGCCACTTGGTTCAAGAATTTCCTGCAATTGAAAGTACCTACACATGGTGATTCGCGCTAA